The DNA sequence CCGGGTGGTCAATGGCCTGGGGCAACCTCTGGATGACGCCGGTCCCCTGCGGGGTGACGATTTTCTCGACTTTGCACCCCATGATATCAATCCGCTCAAGCGCCACCCGATCAGCGAACCCCTGGATGTGGGAATACGCGCAATCAATGCCCTGATTACTGTGGGGCGCGGACAACGACTCGGCCTGTTCGCCGGCAGCGGCGTCGGTAAAAGTGTGCTGATGGGCATGATGACCAAATACACCACGGCCGATGTCGTGGTGGTTGGACTGGTCGGCGAGCGGGGCCGTGAGGTGAAGGAGTTCATCGATCATATTCTCGGGCCCGAGGGGATGGCGCGCGCCGTGGTGGTGGCTTCGCCGGCGGATGATGCGCCTCTGATGCGGCTTCGGGCGGCCCAGTTGTGCAGCCGGATTGCCGAGTACTATCGGGACCAGGGGCGGAATGTCCTGTTGTTGATGGATTCCCTGACCCGCTTTGCCCAGGCGCAGCGGGAAATTTCCCTGGCCATCGGCGAACCGCCGGCCACCAAAGGTTATCCGCCCTCGGTGTTTGCCAAAATTCCCCAGCTGGTCGAACGGGCCGGGAACGCGGCCAGGGGCGAGGGGTCGATTACCGCTTTCTATACCGTGCTATCGGAGGGCGACGACCTGCAGGATCCGATTGCGGATGCCGCCCGTGCCATTCTGGATGGCCACATTGTCCTGTCCCGCCGCCTGGCGGAGGAGGGCGTCTATCCGGCCATTGATGTGGAGGCCTCCATCAGCCGGGCAATGCCCAATATCGTTGCTGAGCCCCACCTGAAGTCCATGCAACGCTTCAAACAGTTGTTGTCCCGCTATCAACAGAACCGTGACCTGATCAACATCGGCGCCTATACCCCCGGGGCGGACCCCGAAACCGATGCGGCTATTGAACGTTTCCCCCACCTGCGGGCATTTATCCAGCAGGGCTTGGGGCAGGCGGTGCAGCTCGATGAAAGCATCAATCACCTGCAGCGCACCCTGCAGCCGTCGGGCCAAGCGGGTGCGGCCCAGGGGCGCGGCCAGCCCGGCAATGGCCCCGCCGGTCCTGGCCCGCGCCGTGGCGCGCTGGCAGCGCAGCACAGCGGCCGGGGACAGCGCTAAATCATGGCGGAGCAGCGCTCGGAACGACTCAAGGTGGTTCTGATGGTGGCGGAGCGTGAAGAACAGGCCGCCGCCGCCCGGCTCGGGGAAGCCCGGCAGCAACTGGAGCAGGAGGAGGGGCAACTGGCCCAGCTGCAGGATTATCGGGCCCAGTATCTGGCGGATTATCGCGAGCAGCGCCGGGGCGTCGATGCCCAGTCGCTGATGAGCTACAGTGGTTTTTTGCAGCGCTTGGGCGAGGCGCTGGGTGGGCAGGAGCAGAAATTGGCCCAGGTGCGTCAGTACCTGGAGCAGTGCCGACAGCAGTGGCAGGAGAAATACCACCGCCGCCGCTCGCTGGAAGATATGATTGCGCGCATGCGCAGCGAGGAAAATGCCGTCCTTGAGCAGCGCCAGCAGCGCGAGCTGGACGATCTTGCGGCCCAGCGTATGGGCCGGACGGGTCCCGGCCGAAAACGCTGACGGGGCAGGGGAATTACGCTATGCTTAGGGTCGCTCTGTGCCGGAATGCTTTTGCTCGAAGGCTTGGCCTGAACAATAACGTGTCAGAAAGGATGTGAAACAGTTATGGCGATAACCTCCACCCTGTCATCCGACGGAACCCTGCTCACCATCTACATCCAGGGGCGGTTCGATTTCAGCTCGCACCAGGATTTCCGGGGCTCCTACGAGCGCCTGGATAAGGCGCCGGAGCGCTATCGGGTGGACCTTCAGGAAACAACCTACCTGGACAGCTCCGCCCTGGGCATGTTGCTGCTGCTACGGGATCACGCCGGGGGCGATCGGGCGAGCATCGAAATCCGCAACTGCAGCCCGGATGTCAGGAAGATTCTGACCATATCCAACTTCGAACAGCTATTCGATATCCAGTAATCGGGTACCCAAGGGGCCGATCCCTGATGTTCTGATCGGCTTCGCCCGGGGCGGCCACCGGCCGCCCCGGGCGCGAATGGAGACGCTGCGCATGACCGACGACAGTCCGCTGACCATCCTGATTGCTGACGACTCCGACACGGATCGCCAGATTCTGCAGGCCATTGTCGCCCGCGACGGCCATCGGGTGATCAGTGCCCGGGACGGGCGGGAAGCGGTAGCGGAGTTCGAGCGCGAGCGACCGGACCTGGTCCTGCTCGATGCCCTGATGCCCAACCTGGACGGTTTTGGCGCCGCGCGGCGGATCAAGGCCCTCGCGGGTGAGGCCCTGGTACCGATCATTTTCCTGACCTCTCTGACCGATACCGAATCCCTGGTTCAGTGCCTGGATGCCGGGGGTGACGATTTTCTGTCCAAGCCCTACAACCGGGTCATAATCCAGGCCAAAATTCGCGCGTTCAATCGCATGCGAGCCATGCACACCACCATCCTCGATCAGCGCGATCAGATCAGCCGTCACAACCAGCACCTGCTGCAGGAGCAGACGGTCGCCAAACAGGTGTTTGACAACATTGCCCACAGTGGCTGTCTGGACTCCAACAATGTCCGCTACTACCTGTCCTCACTGGCGGTGTTCAACGGCGACATTCTGGTCGCCGGTATGCGTCCGGGGGGCAGCATGATGGTACTGCTGGGTGATTTTACCGGCCATGGCCTGCCGGCGGCGGTGGGCGCCATTCCGCTCGCCTCCACTTTTTACGGGATGGTGTCCAAAGGGTTCGCCATGAGCGATATCCTGCGGGAAATCAACCACAAGCTGAAAACCATTCTGCCGGTCGGCATTTTCTGTTGCGCCACCATGGCGGACATCAATTTTCGACGCCAGCGTATACGGGTCTGGAGTGGTGGCCTGCCTCCGGGCTATATTCTCCGCCAGGGCAATGAACCGCCGCAGCCGATTACCTCGACCCACTTACCCTTGGGCGTGTTGGGAAACAGCGCCTTCAAGGATGACATGGAAACCTACGAGTTGGCCTGGGGGGATCGTCTCTATCTCTGGTCCGATGGCATCCATGAGGCTCGCAGCCCCGAGGGCGAAATGTTTGGTGAGGAGCGACTCAAGGCGGTGTTTGCGGAACACCGGGGCGCCGACGCCAGAAACGATGACGCCCTGTTTGATGACATCCTGGCCAGGGTCCAGCAGTTTGTCGGCCAAGGGGAGCGTGACGATGACCTGTCGCTGGTGGAAATCCGGATGGACCGGCCGGAAAAAGTCAATGCGGTGGCCGCCGAAGCGGAGCGGCGCAACCGCTCCACCCTGTCCGAATGGACTATGAATTTTGATATCCTGCCGGCCAGTTTCCGCCAGTTTGATCCCATGCCCCTGTTGCTGAATATTCTGGTGGAGGTGCCCGGTCTGCGTCAGCACAGCGGCACCCTGTACACCATTCTGTCCGAACTGTATTCCAACGCCCTTGAGCATGGCATTCTGGGGCTGGACTCCGGGCTGAAGGGAACGCCGGAGGGGTTCGCCCACTATTATGAAATCCGCCAGCAGCGCCTCGACGACGTCAGCGAGGGGTTGATTCGCATCCATCTCCACCACAGCACCACCGAAGAGGGCGGGGTGTTACGCATAGCGGTAGAGGACAGTGGTCCCGGATTTGATGGTCGGGATGAGGCAAGCGTGGCCACGCCGGGAGAGGCCCTGGGGTACGCCGGTCGAGGGCTCGCTCTGGTTGAAAAACTGTGCGATGCTGTCCAGTATCCCAGTGAAGGTAACCGGGTAGAAGCGGTATTTTCATGGAGTTCCGATGACTGATACGAGCGGACAAGTGGCCAATAAAGTGACCAACCAGAGGCGCGCCCCATGAGTTCGGAAACCCATCTCAATCGAGAAGTTTTGACGACGCTGCAGGAGGTGATGGACGATCAGTTCCCGGTGTTGATCAATACTTTTCTGACCGACTCGGAAGAGCGTATTCGCCAGCTTCAGCGAGCCCTGGCTGCGCAGGATAGCGACACCGTCTGGCGTCAGGCGCACAGCTTCAAAGGCAGCTGCAATAACCTGGGCGCTGAGCGGTTGGCGGATCTGTGCCAGGAGATGGAATCGCGTGGGCGCGCCAGTGACATCGATGGGCTCGAACAACAGCTGGTATCCGTGCAGGAAGAATTCGCCAAACTCAAAGTCACTTTGAACAGTTTCGCCGGCTGAACGCGGCTGGCACTAACCTTGCATTTTCCCTCCCAGAAACGGGCGTTTGCCCCAGTTTAACCGGTTAGCGGCAAACCTTTGCCGCCAACCTTGCCGGAGTGGTGTCGATGCCAGGTCAATCGCAAATCAGCAATCTGTTGTCTTTCAATTCAGAACCATCGTCGCTCCGGCGCCGTTCGGCGCCGGAGGGCGATGGATTTCGGCAGGTTTTTGACGGCACGACGGACCGTGCTCGCACCGGCTCGGGGTCCTCGCGGGAGGAGACCGCCCCAAGCCGCCGAACTGAGCCCCGCGAAGCGGCGCAGCGGGAACCCGCCAATGCTCAGAGAGGGCCAGAAGACCGTGACGTCCGGAGCGATGGGCCAACCACTTCCCGGCGCCCCGAGGCAAACGACGCTCCGCAAAAGGGCGCCTCCCAAGAGCCGACCGCATCGGCCGATGAT is a window from the Marinimicrobium koreense genome containing:
- the fliI gene encoding flagellar protein export ATPase FliI; protein product: MSDAPAPTGPRSSLLDRLRGFGPAGVPEAPKPEAEGRLTRSVGMTLEAVGLNVSVGRQCQVINRDGRKIEAEVVGFDDDIVYLMPIKRVEGLQPGARVIPISSHQGMRVGPRLLGRVVNGLGQPLDDAGPLRGDDFLDFAPHDINPLKRHPISEPLDVGIRAINALITVGRGQRLGLFAGSGVGKSVLMGMMTKYTTADVVVVGLVGERGREVKEFIDHILGPEGMARAVVVASPADDAPLMRLRAAQLCSRIAEYYRDQGRNVLLLMDSLTRFAQAQREISLAIGEPPATKGYPPSVFAKIPQLVERAGNAARGEGSITAFYTVLSEGDDLQDPIADAARAILDGHIVLSRRLAEEGVYPAIDVEASISRAMPNIVAEPHLKSMQRFKQLLSRYQQNRDLINIGAYTPGADPETDAAIERFPHLRAFIQQGLGQAVQLDESINHLQRTLQPSGQAGAAQGRGQPGNGPAGPGPRRGALAAQHSGRGQR
- a CDS encoding ATP-binding SpoIIE family protein phosphatase — encoded protein: MTDDSPLTILIADDSDTDRQILQAIVARDGHRVISARDGREAVAEFERERPDLVLLDALMPNLDGFGAARRIKALAGEALVPIIFLTSLTDTESLVQCLDAGGDDFLSKPYNRVIIQAKIRAFNRMRAMHTTILDQRDQISRHNQHLLQEQTVAKQVFDNIAHSGCLDSNNVRYYLSSLAVFNGDILVAGMRPGGSMMVLLGDFTGHGLPAAVGAIPLASTFYGMVSKGFAMSDILREINHKLKTILPVGIFCCATMADINFRRQRIRVWSGGLPPGYILRQGNEPPQPITSTHLPLGVLGNSAFKDDMETYELAWGDRLYLWSDGIHEARSPEGEMFGEERLKAVFAEHRGADARNDDALFDDILARVQQFVGQGERDDDLSLVEIRMDRPEKVNAVAAEAERRNRSTLSEWTMNFDILPASFRQFDPMPLLLNILVEVPGLRQHSGTLYTILSELYSNALEHGILGLDSGLKGTPEGFAHYYEIRQQRLDDVSEGLIRIHLHHSTTEEGGVLRIAVEDSGPGFDGRDEASVATPGEALGYAGRGLALVEKLCDAVQYPSEGNRVEAVFSWSSDD
- a CDS encoding STAS domain-containing protein, with protein sequence MAITSTLSSDGTLLTIYIQGRFDFSSHQDFRGSYERLDKAPERYRVDLQETTYLDSSALGMLLLLRDHAGGDRASIEIRNCSPDVRKILTISNFEQLFDIQ
- the fliJ gene encoding flagellar export protein FliJ, with amino-acid sequence MAEQRSERLKVVLMVAEREEQAAAARLGEARQQLEQEEGQLAQLQDYRAQYLADYREQRRGVDAQSLMSYSGFLQRLGEALGGQEQKLAQVRQYLEQCRQQWQEKYHRRRSLEDMIARMRSEENAVLEQRQQRELDDLAAQRMGRTGPGRKR
- a CDS encoding Hpt domain-containing protein, whose product is MSSETHLNREVLTTLQEVMDDQFPVLINTFLTDSEERIRQLQRALAAQDSDTVWRQAHSFKGSCNNLGAERLADLCQEMESRGRASDIDGLEQQLVSVQEEFAKLKVTLNSFAG